A stretch of Myroides oncorhynchi DNA encodes these proteins:
- a CDS encoding B12-binding domain-containing radical SAM protein, which translates to MNTTIAFITPPFTQLNTPYPATAYIKGFLNTLNIDSYQADLGIEVILKLFSKQGLIDLFDYVHEHIEEVSPNIHRILALEEDYISTIDAVIAFLQGKNATLAHAIVQEDYLPRASRFEQLEELEWAFGTMGIQDKAKHLSTLYLEDLSDLIVETVDTNFGFSRYAERLGRSAHTFDEMYDALHQPLTYIDEITLDLLQQLIDKTNPKIMGFSVPFPGNLYSSFRCAQYIKKNYPHIKITMGGGFPNTELRSLKDVRVFEFFDFITLDDGEAPLENLILYVEGKIAQEELKRTLIAKDNEVVYINNPLKRDYKQAEVGTPDYSDLPLTSYISVIEVVNPMHRMWSDGRWNKLTMAHGCYWGKCTFCDISLDYIKVYEPIAAKQIVDRMQTLIEQTGETGFHFVDEAAPPALMREVALEIIRRKLTVSWWTNIRFEKSFTKDLCLLLKASGCVAVSGGLEVASDRLLKLIDKGVTVEQVARVNRNFTEAGILVHAYLMYGFPTQTAQETIDSLEMVRQLFEAGVMQSGFWHQFAMTAHSPVGMNPEEYKVERVHAEMGTFANNDVPHVEMNGAIHDKFSFGLKKSLFNFMHGMCFDMPLHEWFDFKVPRTSIPSDYIYTCLNDEPLTVCKPNQKVVWLGTFPYIEYFEKKKKNRVFEMAQLVFYTKRETIAVDVDRVVGDWFVHFIETLKEMASQTITYQEMKKSFEEYTHEDFEPFWYSKPAQALKDMALLVL; encoded by the coding sequence CCAGTTAAACACACCTTATCCAGCGACAGCATATATTAAGGGGTTTTTGAATACCCTAAATATCGATAGCTATCAAGCAGATTTGGGAATAGAGGTTATATTGAAATTGTTTAGTAAACAAGGTTTGATAGATTTGTTCGACTATGTGCATGAACACATAGAAGAGGTATCTCCTAATATACATCGTATTCTTGCTTTAGAAGAGGATTATATCTCTACTATTGACGCTGTAATTGCTTTCTTGCAAGGAAAGAACGCTACATTAGCACATGCTATCGTACAAGAAGATTACCTTCCACGAGCATCTCGCTTTGAACAACTAGAAGAATTAGAATGGGCATTCGGTACGATGGGAATACAAGATAAGGCGAAGCACTTATCTACACTGTATTTAGAGGACTTGTCTGATCTCATTGTCGAGACAGTAGATACCAACTTTGGGTTTAGTAGATATGCTGAGCGATTAGGTCGCTCTGCTCATACCTTTGATGAGATGTATGATGCATTACATCAACCTTTGACTTATATCGATGAGATTACGCTTGATCTATTGCAACAGCTAATAGACAAGACTAATCCTAAGATAATGGGATTCTCAGTACCCTTCCCTGGTAATTTATACAGCAGTTTTAGATGTGCTCAGTATATTAAGAAGAATTATCCTCATATCAAGATCACGATGGGAGGAGGATTTCCGAATACTGAGTTACGCTCATTAAAAGATGTGCGTGTATTTGAGTTCTTTGACTTTATCACTTTAGATGATGGAGAAGCTCCATTAGAGAACTTAATTCTCTATGTAGAAGGAAAGATAGCACAAGAGGAGTTAAAGCGTACGCTTATTGCTAAGGACAATGAGGTAGTTTATATCAATAATCCGCTGAAGCGTGATTATAAACAGGCAGAGGTAGGTACTCCTGATTATTCAGACTTGCCGCTTACCTCATATATTTCAGTAATAGAAGTAGTGAATCCGATGCACCGTATGTGGAGTGATGGACGATGGAATAAACTAACGATGGCACATGGATGTTATTGGGGTAAGTGTACTTTCTGTGATATTAGTTTAGACTATATCAAGGTATATGAACCAATAGCTGCAAAGCAGATTGTAGACCGTATGCAGACGTTAATTGAGCAGACGGGAGAGACAGGCTTTCACTTTGTCGATGAGGCAGCACCACCAGCACTAATGCGCGAGGTAGCGTTAGAAATCATCAGACGTAAACTAACGGTATCGTGGTGGACAAATATCCGCTTTGAGAAGAGCTTTACGAAAGACTTGTGCTTACTATTGAAAGCTTCAGGATGTGTAGCTGTATCAGGAGGATTAGAGGTAGCCTCAGATAGATTATTAAAACTAATAGACAAAGGAGTTACTGTAGAACAGGTAGCTCGTGTGAATAGAAACTTTACGGAGGCTGGTATCTTAGTACATGCTTATCTAATGTATGGTTTCCCAACACAGACTGCTCAAGAGACAATAGACAGTCTAGAGATGGTACGTCAGTTGTTTGAAGCAGGAGTAATGCAATCGGGCTTTTGGCATCAGTTTGCGATGACGGCTCACTCACCAGTAGGGATGAACCCAGAGGAATACAAGGTAGAACGTGTACATGCGGAGATGGGGACATTCGCTAATAACGATGTGCCTCACGTAGAGATGAATGGTGCGATACACGATAAGTTCTCCTTCGGGCTGAAGAAGTCATTGTTTAACTTTATGCATGGGATGTGCTTTGATATGCCATTACATGAATGGTTTGATTTTAAAGTACCTCGTACAAGCATTCCTTCAGATTATATATATACTTGTCTAAATGATGAGCCTTTAACGGTATGTAAGCCAAATCAAAAGGTAGTATGGTTAGGGACATTTCCTTATATTGAGTACTTCGAAAAGAAGAAAAAGAACAGAGTGTTTGAAATGGCTCAGTTAGTGTTTTATACGAAGCGAGAGACGATAGCAGTAGACGTGGATAGAGTGGTAGGGGATTGGTTTGTACATTTTATAGAGACTTTGAAAGAGATGGCTTCTCAAACGATTACTTATCAAGAAATGAAAAAGAGTTTTGAGGAATACACCCATGAAGACTTTGAACCATTCTGGTATTCTAAACCAGCACAAGCATTAAAGGATATGGCACTACTAGTGCTTTAA